A DNA window from Centroberyx gerrardi isolate f3 chromosome 3, fCenGer3.hap1.cur.20231027, whole genome shotgun sequence contains the following coding sequences:
- the rcor3 gene encoding REST corepressor 3, protein MPGMMDKGSEYLGKGRSNGTKSPSNASNGHFSDESGSDDEHDVGMRVGSDYQANIPEFEPGSTKYTDKDSGGMLVWSPYHTIADSKLDEYIAIAKEKHGYNVEQALGMLFWHKHNIEKSLADLPNFTPFPDEWTVEDKVLFEQAFSFHGKSFHRIQQMLPDKSISSLVKYYYSWKKTRSRTSLMDRQARKLASRSTQDDSDEEMEEANPIEANDSDYDPNKETKKENQAEPPVPGSKVGLGRREHQTLQHRHHQRSRCRPPKGMYLTQEDVVAVSCSASAANTLLRQLDMELVSLKRQVQNAKQMNSGLKHIMESGIEEFRLPECNQKVNARWTTDEQLLAVQGVRKYGKDFQAIADVIGNKTVGQVKNFFVNYRRRFNLEEVLQEWEAEQGTRAPNGDSATSGEEGKNSSTTPSGKSTDEEDEEGQVTSSGASPAASSSSSSSVQTPVTSSASSSLHQPPPLLRPSLPATPSLHRQPPPLQQQARFLQPRPALHQPPPLIRPSNPLPPRLNPRPPAPVSLGNNPGNPGGSGPSSAQQPSGLAVHQSETASSSSLH, encoded by the exons ATGCCGGGCATGATGGATAAAGGCTCGGAGTATCTGGGGAAAGGCCGGTCCAACGGCACCAAGAGTCCGTCCAACGCCTCCAACGGACATTTTTCTGATGAAAGCGGCAGCGACGACGAGCACG ATGTGGGGATGCGGGTCGGATCCGATTATCAGGCCAATATTCCCGAGTTTGAACCCG GTTCGACTAAATACACAGATAAAGACAGCGGGGGGATGCTGGTCTGGTCTCCGTATCACACCATCGCTGATTCTAAAT tggaCGAATACATCGCCATCGCCAAGGAGAAGCACGGATACAACGTGGAGCAG gcgctCGGCATGCTGTTCTGGCACAAACACAACATCGAGAAGTCTCTGGCCGATCTGCCGAACTTCACCCCGTTCCCGGACGAGTGGACGGTGGAGGACAAGGTGCTGTTCGAACAGGCCTTCAGCTTCCACGGCAAGAGCTTCCACCGCATCCAGCAGATG TTACCGGACAAATCCATCTCCAGTCTGGTGAAGTACTACTACTCCTGGAAGAAGACGCGCTCCAGAACCAGTCTGATGGACCGGCAGGCCAGGAAGCTGGCCAGCAGGAGCACCCAGGACGACAG cgatgaggagatggaggaggccaATCCCATTGAAGCCAACGACAGCGACTACGACCCCAACAAGGAAACCAAGAAAGAG AACCAGGCGGAGCCGCCGGTGCCGGGCTCCAAGGTGGGTCTGGGCCGGCGGGAACACCAGACCCTGCAGCACCGACACCACCAGCGCTCCCGGTGTCGCCCGCCCAAAGGCATGTACCTGACCCAGGAGGACGTGGTGGCCGTCTCCTGCAGCGCCTCCGCCGCCAACACGCTCCTCCGCCAGCTGGACATGGAGCTGGTCTCCCTCAAGAGACAG GTCCAGAACGCCAAGCAGATGAACAGCGGCCTGAAACACATCATGGAGTCGGGGATCGAGGAGTTCAGGCTGCCTGAG TGCAACCAGAAGGTCAACGCCCGCTGGACCACCGACGAGCAGCTTCTGGCCGTTCAAG GTGTCAGGAAATACGGCAAAGACTTCCAGGCCATCGCCGACGTCATCGGCAACAAGACGGTGGGCCAGGTGAAGAACTTCTTCGTCAACTACCGGCGGCGGTTCAACCTGGAGGAGGTGCTGCAGGAGTGGGAGGCGGAGCAGGGAACCCGAGCTCCCAACGGAGACAGCGCCACctctggagaggaggggaagaacaGCTCCACCACTCCGTCAGGGAAGAGCACCGacgaagaggatgaagag GGTCAGGTGACCTCGTCCGGCGCGTCTcctgccgcctcctcctcctcctcctcctcggttcAGACTCCCGTGACGTCcagcgcctcctcctccctccaccagcctcctcctctgctccgcccctccctcccgGCCACGCCCTCCCTCCACCGCCAGCCCCCGCCCCTCCAGCAGCAAGCTCGCTTCCTGCAGCCCCGCCCCGCCCTCCACCAGCCGCCCCCTCTCATCCGACCCTCCAACCCCCTGCCCCCCCGCCTCAACCCCCGGCCTCCCGCCCCCGTTTCCCTCGGCAACAACCCCGGCAACCCCGGGGGGTCGGGTCCGAGCTCCGCCCAGCAACCGTCCGGCCTGGCGGTCCACCAATCAGAAacggcctcctcttcctccctccactaA